One window of Macadamia integrifolia cultivar HAES 741 unplaced genomic scaffold, SCU_Mint_v3 scaffold553, whole genome shotgun sequence genomic DNA carries:
- the LOC122069201 gene encoding 26S proteasome regulatory subunit 4 homolog A-like, giving the protein MGQGSPGGLNKQGMPGDRKHDGDKKEKKFEPAAPPIRVGRKQRKQKGPEAAARLPVVTPLTKCKLRLLKLERIKDYLLMEEEFVANQERLKPQEDKNEEDRSKVDDLRGSPMSVGNLEELIDENHAIVSSSVGPEYYVGILSFVDKDQLEPGCAILMHNKVLSVVGLLQDEVDPMVSVMKVEKAPLESYADIGGLDAQIQEIKEAVELPLTHPELYEDIGIKPPKGVILYGEPGTGKTLLAKAVANSTSATFLRVVGSELIQKYLGDGPKLVRELFRVADDLSPSIVFIDEIDAVGTKRYDAHSGGEREIQRTMLELLNQLDGFDSRGDVKVILATNKIESLDPALLRPGRIDRKIEFPLPDIKTRRRIFQIHTSRMTLADDVNLEEFVMTKDEFSGADIKAICTEAGLLALRERRMKVTHPDFKKAKDKVMFKKKEGVPEGLYM; this is encoded by the exons ATGGGTCAGGGTAGTCCTGGTGGTTTGAACAAGCAGGGTATGCCCGGTGATAGGAAGCATGATGGTgacaagaaggagaagaaatttgAGCCTGCTGCTCCACCCATCCGTGTAGGCCGCAAGCAACGGAAGCAAAAGGGCCCTGAAGCTGCTGCCCGTCTTCCTGTTGTCACCCCTCTCACAAAATGTAAGCTTAGGCTTTTAAAGCTAGAGCGGATCAAAGACTAcctcctcatggaggaggagtttGTCGCCAACCAGGAGAGGTTGAAGCCCCAGGAGGATAAAAATGAAGAGGACCGTTCTAAGGTTGATGACCTACGTGGTTCTCCAATGAGTGTTGGCAACCTCGAAGAACTCATTGATGAAAATCATGCCATTGTCTCTTCTTCAGTGGGACCAGAATACTATGTTGGGATACTCTCCTTCGTGGACAAGGACCAGCTTGAGCCAGGCTGTGCTATTCTTATGCACAACAAG GTTTTGTCTGTTGTGGGACTTCTTCAGGATGAAGTTGATCCAATGGTCTCTGTGATGAAAGTTGAGAAAGCTCCGTTGGAGTCATATGCTGATATTGGTGGATTAGATGcccaaatacaagaaattaaAGAAGCAGTTGAGCTTCCTCTTACTCATCCTGAATTGTATGAAGACATTGGTATTAAGCCTCCCAAAGGAGTCATACTCTATGGTGAACCTGGAACTGGCAAGACATTACTTGCTAAG GCTGTTGCAAACTCAACATCAGCGACTTTCTTGCGTGTTGTTGGAAGTGAATTAATTCAGAAGTACTTGGGAGATGGTCCAAAATTAGTCAGGGAACTCTTTAGAGTAGCTGATGATCTTTCACCATCtattgtattcattgatgaaatTGATGCAGTTGGGACCAAAAG GTATGATGCCCATTCAGGTGGAGAACGTGAGATTCAGAGAACCATGTTGGAATTGCTGAACCAGTTAGATGGTTTTGATTCTAGAGGAGATGTCAAAGTGATCCTTGCAACAAACAAAATTGAAAGTCTTGATCCTGCGCTGCTTCGCCCTGGACGTATAGATAGGAAGATTGAATTTCCACTTCCCGATATTAAAACAAGAAGGCGTATCTTCCAG ATACACACTTCAAGGATGACTTTGGCAGATGACGTCAACTTAGAAGAGTTTGTGATGACTAAAGATGAGTTTTCTGGAGCTGATATCAAGGCAATCTGTACCGAGGCTGGCTTGCTTGCTTTGAGAGAGCGACGTATGAAG GTGACACATCCGGATTTCAAGAAGGCGAAAGACAAGGTGATGTTCAAGAAAAAGGAGGGGGTGCCAGAAGGACTCTATATGTAA